In one Bradyrhizobium sp. 4 genomic region, the following are encoded:
- a CDS encoding ATP-dependent Clp protease proteolytic subunit, whose translation MRDMLQLVPMVVEQSARGERSFDIYSRLLRERIIFLNGEVNDAMSGLVCAQLLFLEAENPNKPINLYINSYGGVVTAGLAMYDTMQFIKAPVHTLCMGTARSMGSFLLMAGEPGHRAALPNASLHVHQPLGGFQGQASDVLIHATEMQETKRRIIRLYAQHCGRSEPDVERTLDRDHFMTAQQAVDWGLIDRVFAERSAA comes from the coding sequence ATGCGCGACATGCTTCAGCTCGTCCCTATGGTCGTCGAACAATCCGCCCGCGGCGAACGATCCTTTGACATCTATTCGCGCCTGCTGCGCGAGCGCATCATCTTCCTCAACGGCGAGGTCAATGATGCGATGTCCGGACTGGTCTGCGCGCAGCTCTTGTTTCTGGAGGCGGAGAATCCGAACAAGCCGATCAATCTCTACATCAATTCCTATGGCGGCGTGGTCACCGCTGGCCTTGCGATGTACGACACCATGCAGTTCATCAAGGCGCCGGTGCATACGCTGTGCATGGGCACCGCACGCTCCATGGGCTCGTTCCTGCTGATGGCGGGCGAGCCCGGTCACCGCGCCGCCCTGCCCAATGCGAGCCTTCACGTGCATCAGCCGCTCGGCGGTTTTCAGGGCCAGGCGTCCGACGTCCTGATCCATGCCACCGAGATGCAGGAAACCAAGCGGCGCATCATCCGGCTCTATGCCCAGCATTGCGGGCGCTCCGAGCCGGACGTGGAACGAACCCTGGACCGCGACCACTTCATGACAGCGCAGCAGGCGGTCGACTGGGGGTTGATCGACCGGGTGTTCGCGGAACGCAGCGCCGCCTGA
- a CDS encoding metalloregulator ArsR/SmtB family transcription factor — translation MIEADIFKALADPTRRKVFEKLAGGSLNASALRDGLEISQPAMSQHLAVLRGAGLVREQRQGRFVNYEVDPEGIVAIGAWLARYRAYWPKRMDALADLLKEMDQ, via the coding sequence ATGATCGAAGCCGATATCTTCAAGGCGCTGGCCGACCCGACCCGCCGCAAGGTCTTTGAAAAGCTTGCCGGCGGAAGCCTGAATGCGAGCGCCTTGCGCGACGGATTGGAAATCAGCCAACCGGCGATGTCGCAGCATCTTGCGGTGCTGCGCGGGGCGGGCCTGGTGCGCGAACAGCGGCAGGGCCGCTTTGTGAATTACGAGGTCGATCCCGAAGGAATCGTCGCCATCGGGGCCTGGCTTGCGCGCTACCGCGCCTATTGGCCGAAACGCATGGATGCCCTCGCCGATCTCTTGAAGGAGATGGATCAATGA
- a CDS encoding ammonium transporter, with product MAGLLRRAAAIAAPIGLVSIMASPARAAGSEINTADTAWMIVATALVLMMTIPGLALFYSGMVRKKNVLATMAQSLAAVTIISILWVAFGYSLCFVGDGPWIGTLDRWFLAGMTMDSVNPAAKTIPEALFMLYQMTFAIITVALVAGAVADRMRFSAYLLFSVAWFIFVYIPLAHWVWGGGFLASMGVLDFAGGLVVHLSAGTAGLVAAKVMGRRHGYGTENLSPFDLSLAVMGTGLLWVGWFGFNGGSAGAANSRAVLAIIATHLAACSGALTWGAIEWSTRRKPSVLGMISGAVAGLGTITPASGFVAPWHGIVIGVIAGLVCYWACTWLKHRFDYDDSLDVFGVHGIGGMTGTLLAGVFATSAIGGTAGLLEGHPQQLLIQLYGVAVTFAWSAGVSFVLLKLVGLFVPLRVSREHELEGLDISQHGEALQ from the coding sequence ATGGCGGGATTGTTGCGCCGCGCGGCTGCTATCGCCGCGCCGATCGGACTTGTGTCGATCATGGCTTCGCCGGCGCGTGCCGCGGGCTCCGAGATCAACACCGCCGACACTGCCTGGATGATCGTCGCCACCGCGCTGGTGCTGATGATGACGATCCCGGGGCTCGCGCTGTTCTATTCCGGCATGGTGCGCAAGAAGAACGTGCTCGCGACCATGGCGCAGAGCCTCGCCGCGGTGACGATCATCTCCATTCTCTGGGTCGCGTTCGGCTATTCGCTGTGCTTCGTCGGCGACGGCCCGTGGATCGGCACGCTCGACCGCTGGTTTCTCGCCGGCATGACCATGGACAGCGTCAACCCGGCCGCGAAGACGATCCCGGAAGCGCTGTTCATGCTGTACCAGATGACGTTTGCGATCATCACGGTGGCGCTGGTCGCGGGCGCGGTGGCTGACCGGATGCGGTTCTCCGCTTATCTGCTGTTCTCCGTGGCATGGTTCATCTTCGTATACATTCCACTGGCGCATTGGGTCTGGGGCGGCGGCTTCCTCGCCAGCATGGGCGTGCTGGATTTCGCCGGCGGCCTCGTGGTGCATCTGTCGGCCGGCACCGCCGGCCTCGTCGCGGCGAAGGTGATGGGACGCCGTCATGGCTACGGCACCGAAAATCTCTCGCCGTTCGATCTGTCGCTTGCGGTGATGGGCACCGGCCTGTTGTGGGTCGGCTGGTTCGGCTTCAACGGCGGCTCGGCGGGCGCAGCCAATTCGCGCGCGGTGCTGGCGATCATCGCGACCCATCTGGCAGCCTGCTCCGGCGCGCTGACCTGGGGTGCGATCGAATGGTCGACGCGGCGCAAGCCATCCGTGCTCGGCATGATCTCCGGCGCGGTCGCCGGCCTCGGCACCATCACGCCGGCCTCGGGTTTCGTGGCGCCCTGGCACGGTATCGTCATCGGCGTGATCGCAGGCCTCGTCTGCTACTGGGCCTGCACCTGGCTGAAGCACCGCTTCGACTATGACGATTCGCTCGACGTGTTCGGCGTCCACGGCATCGGCGGGATGACCGGGACCCTGCTGGCCGGCGTGTTCGCAACCAGCGCGATCGGCGGCACCGCCGGCCTGCTCGAGGGCCATCCGCAGCAGCTTCTGATCCAGCTGTACGGGGTCGCCGTCACCTTCGCCTGGTCGGCCGGCGTGAGCTTCGTCCTGCTCAAGCTGGTCGGCCTGTTCGTGCCATTGCGCGTCTCCCGCGAGCACGAGCTCGAAGGACTGGATATTTCGCAGCACGGCGAGGCGCTGCAGTAA
- a CDS encoding P-II family nitrogen regulator yields MKLVVAIIKPFKLDEVRQALTAIGVHGMTVTEVKGYGRQKGHTEIYRGAEYVVNFLPKLRIEIAVASDIAEKAVAVITATARTGQIGDGKIFVTPIDHATRIRTGETDSDAL; encoded by the coding sequence ATGAAACTCGTCGTCGCGATCATCAAACCCTTCAAGCTCGATGAAGTCCGCCAGGCGCTGACGGCGATCGGCGTCCATGGCATGACCGTGACTGAAGTGAAGGGCTATGGCCGCCAGAAGGGCCACACCGAGATTTATCGCGGCGCCGAATATGTCGTGAATTTCCTGCCGAAGCTGCGGATCGAGATCGCGGTTGCCTCCGATATCGCCGAGAAGGCCGTCGCCGTCATCACCGCGACCGCGCGCACCGGCCAGATCGGCGACGGCAAGATCTTCGTCACGCCAATCGACCACGCGACCCGCATTCGCACCGGCGAGACCGACAGCGACGCGCTCTAG
- a CDS encoding DUF4339 domain-containing protein, protein MASWFYASEGKQQGPYPEGQFRDLVAQGVVRPDTLVWSEGMAGWQKAAEIPGLIGGGGAPPMVPAGGPPMMGSGGYGGGGGGGSLAVDFGILEFTWRSIVMLIGMCFIIPVPWVFVWYTKWIVSCVKVPGRPNLSFTGNAMALVPWYFGFIVLAIVIGLIGVPLLSNLLFIAQIALYWLLIKWMVANLASNGQPLGLSFTGTVWAYVGWSLLFAISIITIIGWAWVAAAQMRWFCRSIEGTRREIVFNGSGLGILWRGIVAAFLCGFIIPIPWVYRWIMNWFASETVLAPRGSLRA, encoded by the coding sequence ATGGCGAGTTGGTTCTACGCATCCGAGGGTAAGCAGCAGGGCCCCTATCCGGAAGGGCAATTCCGCGATCTCGTTGCCCAGGGTGTCGTGCGTCCGGATACGCTGGTGTGGTCGGAAGGCATGGCCGGCTGGCAGAAGGCCGCCGAAATCCCCGGCCTGATCGGCGGCGGCGGTGCTCCCCCGATGGTGCCCGCGGGTGGCCCGCCCATGATGGGTTCCGGAGGCTACGGCGGCGGTGGCGGCGGAGGATCGCTGGCGGTCGATTTCGGCATCCTCGAGTTCACGTGGCGCAGCATCGTGATGCTGATCGGCATGTGCTTCATCATCCCGGTGCCGTGGGTGTTCGTCTGGTACACGAAATGGATCGTGTCCTGCGTGAAGGTCCCCGGGCGGCCCAATCTCAGCTTCACCGGGAATGCGATGGCGCTGGTGCCCTGGTATTTCGGCTTCATCGTTCTGGCGATCGTGATCGGGTTGATCGGTGTCCCCTTGCTGAGCAATTTGCTGTTCATCGCCCAGATCGCTCTCTACTGGCTCCTGATCAAATGGATGGTCGCGAACCTCGCCTCCAACGGGCAGCCGCTCGGCCTGAGCTTCACCGGCACGGTCTGGGCCTATGTCGGCTGGAGCCTGCTGTTCGCGATCTCCATCATCACCATCATCGGCTGGGCCTGGGTCGCCGCGGCTCAGATGCGCTGGTTCTGCCGCAGCATCGAAGGCACGCGGCGCGAGATCGTCTTCAACGGCAGCGGTCTCGGGATTCTCTGGCGCGGCATCGTGGCCGCATTCCTGTGCGGCTTCATCATCCCGATCCCGTGGGTGTATCGCTGGATCATGAACTGGTTCGCGTCGGAGACCGTGCTGGCTCCGCGGGGATCGCTCCGGGCCTGA
- the tesB gene encoding acyl-CoA thioesterase II: MSKSLIDLISILDLEQLEVNLFRGNSPKTSWQRVFGGQVIGQAMVAACRTVEGRLPHSLHCYFILPGDPQIPIIYQVERLRDGKSYSTRRVTAIQHGNAIFSIMVSFHAEEESAFDHQDKMPDVPPPEKLTAEEVAKQPMFKEMPEFIRRYYESDRPIELRPVELGRYFGERIEDGRIHVWIKTAATLPDDPALHMCALAYASDFSLLDAIMARYGRTLFDKRMMPASLDHAMWFHRPFRADEWLLYAQDSPSARSGRGLTRGSIFKPDGTLVASVAQEGSVRERRA, translated from the coding sequence ATGTCCAAGAGCCTGATCGACCTCATCTCGATCCTCGACCTCGAACAGCTCGAGGTGAACCTGTTCCGCGGCAACAGTCCGAAGACCAGCTGGCAACGGGTATTCGGCGGCCAGGTGATCGGGCAGGCGATGGTTGCGGCGTGCCGCACCGTCGAGGGCCGGCTGCCGCATTCGCTGCATTGCTATTTCATCCTGCCGGGCGATCCGCAGATCCCGATCATCTACCAGGTCGAGCGCCTGCGCGACGGCAAGAGCTACTCGACGCGCCGCGTCACCGCGATCCAGCACGGCAACGCGATCTTCTCGATCATGGTGTCGTTCCACGCGGAGGAAGAGAGCGCGTTCGATCATCAGGACAAGATGCCCGACGTGCCGCCGCCGGAAAAGCTGACGGCGGAGGAGGTGGCGAAGCAGCCGATGTTCAAGGAGATGCCGGAGTTCATCCGCCGCTACTATGAGTCCGACCGTCCGATCGAGCTGCGCCCGGTCGAGCTCGGCCGTTATTTCGGTGAAAGGATCGAGGACGGCCGCATCCATGTCTGGATCAAGACCGCAGCGACGCTGCCGGATGATCCGGCGCTGCACATGTGCGCGCTGGCCTACGCGTCCGACTTCTCGCTGCTCGATGCGATCATGGCGCGCTACGGCCGCACGCTGTTCGACAAGCGCATGATGCCGGCGAGCCTCGACCACGCGATGTGGTTTCACCGCCCGTTCCGCGCCGACGAATGGCTGCTCTACGCACAGGATTCGCCGAGCGCCCGAAGCGGCCGCGGCTTGACCCGTGGTTCGATCTTCAAGCCCGACGGCACGCTGGTGGCTTCCGTCGCGCAGGAAGGCTCGGTGCGCGAGCGGAGAGCCTAG
- a CDS encoding ubiquinone biosynthesis hydroxylase yields the protein MSVQGSIVIGGGAFAGLALALALRQGLGPEIPVIVADPALGTRPSRDPRATAIVAACRRLFEAIGAWEDVRGEAQPILDMVVTDSKLEDATRPAFLNFAGDVAPGEPFAHMVENRRLIDALVVGAEAEGIDLRATTVSSYDARAEGIDVTLGDGSVIAASLLVAADGAKSKLRERAGIATHGWEYDQSGIVVTVGHERDHEGRAEEHFLPAGPFAILPLSGKRSSLVWTERRSEAARIVALSDEEFHGELEQRFGLHLGEVKALDKPRAFPLSYFVARSFIAQRLALVGDSAHVIHPIAGQGLNMGLKDVAALAEVVVDAARLGMDLGAADVLERYQRWRRFDTMAMGVATNSLNFLFSNQSTLLRTVRDIGLGLVDRAPPLKNLFIRQAAGLTGEIPRLLKGEAL from the coding sequence ATGTCGGTACAGGGTAGCATTGTCATTGGTGGCGGCGCGTTTGCGGGCCTGGCGCTAGCCTTGGCGCTGCGCCAGGGGCTCGGCCCCGAGATCCCCGTCATCGTCGCCGACCCCGCGCTCGGGACCCGTCCCAGCCGCGACCCGCGCGCCACCGCGATCGTGGCGGCCTGCCGCCGCTTGTTCGAGGCGATCGGCGCCTGGGAGGACGTCAGGGGTGAGGCGCAGCCGATCCTCGACATGGTCGTCACCGATTCCAAGCTGGAAGACGCCACCCGCCCGGCGTTCCTCAACTTTGCCGGCGATGTCGCGCCGGGCGAGCCCTTCGCGCATATGGTCGAGAACCGCCGCCTGATCGATGCGCTGGTGGTAGGCGCCGAGGCCGAGGGCATCGATCTCCGCGCAACCACCGTGTCGTCTTACGACGCGCGGGCCGAAGGTATCGACGTGACGCTCGGCGACGGCAGCGTGATTGCAGCGAGCCTCCTGGTCGCGGCCGACGGTGCGAAGTCGAAACTGCGCGAGCGCGCCGGCATCGCCACCCATGGCTGGGAATACGATCAATCCGGCATCGTCGTCACCGTCGGCCATGAGCGCGATCACGAGGGCCGCGCCGAAGAGCATTTTCTGCCGGCGGGTCCGTTCGCGATCCTGCCGCTTTCGGGCAAGCGCTCCTCGCTGGTATGGACCGAGCGCCGCAGCGAAGCCGCGCGTATCGTTGCGTTGAGCGACGAGGAATTTCACGGCGAGCTGGAGCAGCGCTTCGGCCTGCATCTCGGCGAGGTGAAGGCGCTCGACAAGCCGCGCGCGTTTCCGCTGTCCTATTTCGTGGCACGCTCCTTCATTGCCCAGCGACTCGCGCTGGTCGGCGATTCCGCCCACGTCATCCATCCCATTGCGGGCCAAGGTCTCAACATGGGGCTGAAGGACGTCGCCGCGCTGGCCGAGGTCGTCGTGGATGCCGCGCGGCTCGGCATGGATCTCGGCGCCGCCGACGTACTCGAACGTTACCAGCGCTGGCGCCGCTTCGACACCATGGCGATGGGCGTTGCCACCAACTCGCTGAACTTCCTGTTCTCCAACCAATCGACGCTGCTGCGCACTGTGCGCGACATCGGCCTCGGCCTGGTCGATCGCGCCCCGCCGCTGAAGAACCTGTTCATCCGCCAGGCCGCGGGTTTGACCGGTGAGATACCGCGGTTGTTGAAGGGCGAGGCGTTGTAG
- a CDS encoding Trm112 family protein, which produces MNAPTERPEASVDPKLLEILVCPLTKGPLEFDSAKQELISRSARLAYPIRDGIPIMLPEEARKID; this is translated from the coding sequence ATGAACGCGCCCACCGAACGCCCCGAAGCCAGCGTCGATCCCAAATTGCTGGAGATTCTGGTCTGCCCGCTGACCAAGGGTCCGCTGGAGTTCGATTCTGCAAAGCAGGAGCTGATCTCGCGCAGCGCCAGGCTGGCCTATCCGATCCGCGACGGCATCCCGATCATGCTGCCGGAAGAGGCTCGCAAGATCGATTGA
- a CDS encoding TetR/AcrR family transcriptional regulator produces MTEQLTADDWIKQGLKALARDGFTALKADPLAKAMGVSRGSFYWHFADLGAFHAALLKRWREIAAEQIIGDVETDSDEPLKALLRRTFGARLDLERAVRNWAAFDAAAQSAVRAIDRRRLDYIEELLRKRGFEAATARARAQILYWTFLGFALSGPPLPAARLEGLLDEILRMVSA; encoded by the coding sequence ATGACCGAACAGCTGACCGCCGACGACTGGATCAAACAGGGCCTGAAGGCGCTCGCGCGAGACGGCTTCACCGCGCTGAAGGCCGATCCGCTGGCGAAAGCCATGGGGGTCTCGCGCGGCAGCTTCTATTGGCATTTCGCCGATCTCGGCGCGTTCCATGCTGCTCTCTTGAAGCGCTGGCGCGAGATCGCGGCCGAGCAGATCATCGGCGATGTCGAGACGGACAGCGACGAGCCGCTGAAAGCGCTGCTGCGCAGGACCTTTGGCGCGCGGCTCGACCTCGAGCGCGCGGTGCGGAACTGGGCGGCCTTCGATGCAGCGGCACAATCGGCGGTGCGTGCCATCGACCGGCGCAGGCTCGACTATATCGAGGAGCTGCTGAGGAAGCGCGGGTTCGAGGCGGCGACGGCGCGAGCCCGCGCCCAAATCCTGTACTGGACGTTTCTCGGCTTCGCCCTGTCGGGGCCGCCATTGCCCGCCGCACGGCTCGAGGGCCTGCTCGACGAGATCCTGCGGATGGTTTCCGCTTGA
- a CDS encoding PaaI family thioesterase yields the protein MSESFGFDLPTLGAVNASAAFNRLAGFEVVAAGNGKATIRMTWRDDFTQYSGHLHAGLIAALLDTACGFAAATLAGSVTASHFSMNCLKPAIGRLFIAKGMTLRAGRGQAFARAELFAADEHGELSLVATGETVLIPTGEPPRKIGRG from the coding sequence GTGAGCGAAAGCTTCGGATTTGATCTGCCAACGCTCGGCGCCGTGAACGCATCCGCGGCGTTCAACCGCCTCGCTGGCTTTGAAGTGGTTGCGGCCGGCAACGGCAAAGCGACCATCCGCATGACATGGCGTGACGACTTCACCCAATATTCCGGGCATCTGCACGCCGGCCTGATTGCAGCCTTGCTCGACACCGCCTGCGGCTTTGCTGCCGCGACCTTGGCGGGCTCGGTCACCGCGTCTCATTTTTCCATGAACTGCCTCAAGCCGGCCATCGGTCGCCTTTTCATCGCCAAGGGAATGACCCTTCGTGCCGGGCGCGGGCAGGCGTTCGCCCGTGCCGAGCTGTTCGCAGCAGATGAGCATGGCGAACTGTCGCTCGTGGCAACGGGCGAGACCGTCCTCATTCCGACCGGCGAGCCGCCGCGCAAGATTGGCAGGGGCTGA
- a CDS encoding NAD(P)H-binding protein: protein MPVTLVTGGTGHLGRDIVGRLVQDRRRVRVFARTPGARPDVEWANGDLATGAGLREALREVDTVINAATYSPIARRGGVRPIDFFRSPSAVDVEGTERLLQLCGRAGVRHFLHVSIVGLDEATLPYARVKLAGERLVRASALSWSVVRAMPFYYLLDKFLSGLAWLPLWPVPTTTFDPVDTSDVAAHVVTCAFDGLRGERTEIGGPEALDLVTFARQYQDARKLHRRILPIALSDAKARGMGFVVSRGVRGRLSWSDWLRANRET, encoded by the coding sequence ATGCCGGTCACGCTGGTCACCGGAGGCACGGGTCATCTCGGTCGCGATATCGTCGGTCGTCTCGTTCAGGACAGGCGACGCGTCCGGGTGTTTGCGCGAACGCCGGGCGCGCGGCCGGATGTGGAATGGGCGAACGGAGACCTCGCGACAGGCGCGGGACTGCGAGAGGCGTTGCGCGAGGTCGACACGGTCATCAATGCGGCGACCTATTCGCCGATCGCGCGGCGTGGCGGCGTTCGCCCGATAGACTTCTTCAGGTCGCCCTCTGCCGTGGACGTCGAGGGCACCGAGCGGCTGTTGCAGCTCTGCGGGCGGGCCGGGGTGCGGCACTTCCTTCACGTCTCGATCGTCGGCCTCGACGAGGCGACCTTGCCCTACGCCCGGGTCAAGCTGGCCGGCGAGCGGCTGGTGCGTGCGTCGGCCCTGTCATGGTCCGTGGTTCGCGCAATGCCGTTCTACTATTTGCTCGACAAGTTCCTCTCGGGCCTCGCCTGGCTTCCGCTCTGGCCGGTGCCGACCACGACGTTCGATCCCGTCGACACGTCCGATGTGGCCGCTCATGTCGTGACTTGCGCGTTCGACGGGCTGCGCGGCGAGCGCACGGAGATTGGCGGCCCCGAAGCGCTCGATCTCGTTACCTTCGCCCGCCAATATCAGGATGCGAGGAAGCTGCATCGAAGGATCCTGCCGATCGCCCTTTCGGATGCGAAGGCGCGGGGCATGGGTTTTGTCGTCAGCCGCGGCGTGCGAGGACGTCTCTCTTGGTCGGATTGGCTGCGCGCAAATCGTGAGACGTAA
- a CDS encoding PepSY domain-containing protein, whose protein sequence is MKVIRVVAVALTIGIGMGSAALADGFKDCTKLDKASWKPASEAEAKAKALGYEVRRSKIEGSCYEVYGVKEGKLYELFYSPEDLSLKHTIAK, encoded by the coding sequence GTGAAGGTTATTCGTGTTGTTGCCGTTGCATTGACGATCGGGATTGGGATGGGATCGGCCGCCTTGGCCGACGGTTTCAAGGACTGCACCAAGCTCGACAAGGCGTCGTGGAAGCCGGCGAGCGAAGCCGAAGCCAAGGCCAAGGCGCTCGGCTACGAGGTGCGGCGCTCCAAGATCGAAGGCTCGTGCTACGAGGTCTACGGCGTCAAGGAAGGCAAGCTTTACGAGCTGTTCTACAGCCCCGAAGATCTCAGCCTGAAGCACACGATTGCGAAGTAG